The Coffea arabica cultivar ET-39 chromosome 3c, Coffea Arabica ET-39 HiFi, whole genome shotgun sequence genome contains a region encoding:
- the LOC113736085 gene encoding rho GDP-dissociation inhibitor 1-like: protein MSASVETLSPSKHSARVSPFNENDDQSRMKKGIKNEQIKQEEAEENGSKSDVDIDERENDDLSLKCNKALQVSSSMPLEKDKNNGRHLQSWKEHHLAQINIRGDTTVSRVPEVEIKSISIMCRGRPEIVLSEPFASSPKALLFILKEGSRYRLRFNFIVSNKIVTGLRYVNTLWKAGMRVDKSEVCLGSFSPKEEPYSYELEEDTAPSGIFVRGLYCARTKVIDDHQNCYLDIKYYFEIQKTWPSDS, encoded by the exons ATGTCTGCCTCTGTTGAAACGCTTTCTCCATCCAAGCACAGCGCTAGAGTTAGTCCTTTCAATGAGAATGATGACCAAAGCAGGATGAAGAAGGGCATAAAAAATGAGCAGATCAAGCAAGAAGAAGCAGAGGAgaatggaagcaaaagtgacgTTGATATTGATGAGCGAGAGAATGATGATCTTTCATTAAAATGTAATAAAGCATTACAAGTTTCTTCCTCGATGCCGCTAGAGAAGGACAAG AATAATGGGAGACATCTGCAGTCGTGGAAAGAACATCATCTTGCACAGATAAACATTCGTGGAG ATACAACAGTAAGTCGAGTTCCAGAGGTGGAAATAAAAAGCATTTCGATCATGTGCCGGGGCCGGCCAGAAATTGTCTTGTCAGAGCCATTTGCTTCAAGTCCTAAGGCCTTGCTCTTCATCCTAAAAGAAGGAAGCCGATACCGCCTCAGATTCAACTTCATTGTTTCTAACAAGATTGTTACTGGCCTTAGATATGTAAATACTCTATGGAAAGCCGGAATGAGAG TTGACAAGTCTGAAGTTTGTTTAGGATCATTCAGCCCAAAAGAAGAGCCTTATTCCTATGAATTAGAAGAAGATACAGCACCTTCCGGTATCTTTGTAAGGGGCTTGTATTGTGCAAGAACCAAG GTTATTGATGATCATCAGAATTGCTATTTGGATATCAAATACTACTTCGAAATTCAGAAGACTTGGCCCTCAGATTCTTGA
- the LOC113734603 gene encoding uncharacterized protein: MDILKQELLKKRQSLAEETGGKKFFKRSEIEQKRLQKLREEEKREAEAKALRQKQQKEQNEGSKSNSSSSNRDTKSEIPESSKALTDEQKIDELNLPRQEVIRRLRFLKQPVTLFGEDDEARLDRLRFVLKAGLFEVDDTDMTDGQTNDFLRDIVELKKRQRNGILSDRKRKATQDANEDKEGGGGDDDLSGDEASSGADHDKDLKRMKTNFEELCEEDKILVFFKKLLNEWNQELDEMGEAEKRTAKGKSMVATFKQCARYLNPLFKFCRKKVLPDDIKQALMLVVDCCMMRDYLAAMDHYIKLAIGNAPWPIGVTMVGIHERSAREKIYTNSVAHIMNDETTRKYLQSIKRLMTFCQRRYPTLPSKAVEFNSLANGSDLQSLLREERSSRANHEPEERLQLMAAPKDS, encoded by the exons ATGGACATACTGAAGCAGGAGTTACTGAAAAAGCGCCAGAGTTTAGCTGAAGAAACAGGCGGGAAAAAGTTCTTTAAGAGATCAGAAATAGAACAAAAACGGCTGCAGAAACTCCGAGAGGAAGAGAAGCGCGAAGCAGAAGCTAAAGCCCTCCGTCAGAAGCAGCAGAAGGAGCAAAATGAGGGCTCCAAATCCAACAGCTCATCCTCAAACCGTGACACAAAATCCGAGATCCCTGAATCCTCTAAAGCCTTAACTGACGAGCAAAAAATAGACGAGCTCAATCTCCCGAGGCAAGAGGTTATCCGCCGCCTTCGTTTTCTCAAGCAACCCGTGACTCTCTTTGGTGAGGATGATGAGGCGCGGCTTGATCGGTTAAGATTTGTGCTGAAAGCAGGATTATTTGAAGTTGATGATACTGATATGACGGATGGGCAGACAAATGACTTCTTGCGTGATATTGTCGAGTTGAAGAAGCGGCAGAGGAATGGAATTCTGAGTGATAGGAAGAGGAAGGCGACTCAGGATGCGAATGAGGACAAGGAAGGGGGAGGAGGAGATGACGATTTGAGTGGGGATGAGGCGTCCTCTGGTGCAGATCATGACAAGGATTTGAAGAGAATGAAGACAAATTTTGAGGAATTGTGCGAGGAGGATAAGATTTTGGTGTTTTTCAAGAAGTTGCTGAATGAATGGAACCAGGAGCTTGATGAGATGGGCGAGGCAGAGAAGAGGACGGCCAAGGGCAAGTCAATGGTTGCTACTTTTAAGCAGTGTGCTAGGTACTTGAATCCGTTGTTCAAGTTTTGCAGAAAAAAG GTTCTTCCTGATGATATAAAACAAGCATTGATGCTGGTTGTTGACTGTTGCATGATGCGAGACTATCTAGCTGCAATGGATCACTACATTAAATTGGCCATTGGTAATGCACCCTGGCCTATTGGTGTTACTATGGTTGGTATTCATGAACGTTCAGCTCGTGAGAAAATTTATACCAATAGTGTGGCCCATATCATGAATGATGAAACAACACGCAAGTATTTGCAGTCTATTAAaagattgatgacattctgCCAACGTCGTTACCCCACTTTGCCTTCCAAAGCAGTTGAATTCAACAGTTTGGCAAATGGTAGTGACTTACAGTCTCTGCTAAGGGAGGAGAGGTCGTCTAGGGCAAATCACGAGCCAGAGGAAAGGCTTCAGTTGATGGCTGCTCCAAAGGACAGCTAG
- the LOC113734604 gene encoding uncharacterized protein, translated as MAGTSSSAFITSKLEFPVPYFHGLTKRLPPLTPFNNRSHDCFCNHNKFLISPITSEFRISKSSGLVLCSLVDVDSSIDDAAKAITPQVEVKTSIWNWRGYSIRYQYAGSSGPALVLVHGFGANSDHWRKNLPVLAQSHRVFSVDLIGYGYSDKPNPCELQEHNFYTFETWGSQLNDFCIDVVKDEAFFICNSIGGVVGLQAAVTQPQLCRGIVLLNISLRMLHIKKQPWYGKPLIKSFQNLLRNTALGKFFFKSVATSEAVKSILCQCYHDTSQVTDELVDIILRPGLEPGAADVFLEFICYSGGPLPEELLPQVKCPVLVAWGDKDPWEPLELGRAYEKFDSVEDFVVLPDVGHCPQDEAPHLVNPLIESFVARHSVPKGNISLEAS; from the exons ATGGCCGGCACAAGTTCTTCCGCATTTATCACGTCCAAGCTAGAATTTCCAGTTCCCTATTTTCACGGACTTACAAAGAGACTTCCACCTTTGACCCCTTTTAATAACAGAAGCCATGACTGCTTTTGCAATCATAATAAGTTCTTGATTTCTCCCATAACTTCAGAATTTAGAATTTCAAAATCTAGTGGGCTGGTTTTATGTTCACTTGTGGATGTGGACTCGTCAATAGATGACGCAGCTAAAGCGATTACTCCTCAAGTTGAAGTTAAGACCAG TATATGGAACTGGAGAGGTTATTCTATTCGCTACCAATATGCTGGAAGCAGTGGACCGGCACTTGTTTTAGTTCATGGTTTTGGAGCAAACAG TGACCATTGGAGGAAAAATTTGCCAGTTCTTGCACAGTCACACAGGGTATTTTCTGTTGATCTCATTGGTTATGGTTATTCAGACAAACCAAACCCATGTGAACTTCAGGAGCATAATTTTTATACATTCGAGACTTGGGGGAGCCAGCTAAATGACTTCTGTATTGATGTTGTCAAGGATGAAGCGTTCTTCATCTGCAATTCAATTGGAG GAGTTGTTGGACTTCAGGCTGCAGTTACTCAGCCACAACTCTGCAGAGGGATTGTTCTTTTAAACATATCACTCAGGATGCTTCACATAAAGAAGCAGCCTTGGTATGGAAAGCCTCTAATCAAGTCATTTCAGAATTTGCTGAG AAACACTGCTCTTGGAAAGTTCTTTTTCAAATCTGTTGCCACATCTGAGGCAGTGAAAAGTATACTTTGCCAG TGTTATCATGATACATCACAGGTAACAGATGAATTAGTAGACATCATCCTTCGCCCAGGGCTTGAACCAGGTGCTGCTGATGTGTTTCTCGAGTTCATTTGTTATTCTGGAGGGCCACTTCCTGAGGAACTACTCCCCCAAGTGAAG TGTCCTGTATTGGTAGCATGGGGTGACAAGGATCCATGGGAACCACTTGAGCTTGGACGAGCCTATGAAAAATTTGACTCTGTGGAAGATTTTGTTGTTCTGCCTGATGTTGGCCACTGTCCTCAAGATGAGGCTCCCCACCTTGTCAACCCCCTCATTGAGTCGTTTGTTGCTCGTCATTCAGTGCCTAAAGGTAACATTTCCCTTGAGGCTTCCTGA
- the LOC113734605 gene encoding MACPF domain-containing protein At1g14780 produces MFEVSGDYEWKPIEIRAIEALGCGFDFASDSRLKYVKRCPDSRLVVLDEKNKRDMVIPVSGGGGSGSNGAGVVVPNVSESIRCDKGEHTRFKSDVLEFNQMSELLNQKSSVQGKVPSGYLNALFDLSGAWMNDAADVKHLAFDGYFISLYYLHLTASPLVLQEKVKKAVPSHWDPAKLSRFIQTYGTHIVVGMAVGGQDVICVKQKPSSTIPPSELKGCLEDLGDILFSDGMNPLQERKTKDGKKKIPEVFNRMLQSHTMQFTSITEASSKDGLTLIWSKRGGDVFAQSHSKWLQTVAINPEATLFKLVPITSLLTGIPGSGYLSHAINLYLRYKPALDDLQYFLEFQVPRQWSPLYCELPLRHQIRKASCPKLQFSFLGPKLHVSSSQVSSSKKPVIGLRLYLEGKQCNRLAIHVQHLSSLPNIMASASADASITKPCQWRGSDDYESSLQFLEPVRWKRFSNVCSSVVKHDPGWINGESSGVFIVTGAQLISKGNWPRTVLHLRLLYTHIPNCFIRKTEWAVAPEASRKSNFLTNLSTTFTFTQRAANDAPKQLPAVLNSGVYPDGPPVPVRSTKLLKFVDTSEVARGPYDFPGHWLVTAAKLVTEGGKIGLHVKFALLDFSQEP; encoded by the exons ATGTTCGAGGTCAGCGGAGACTACGAGTGGAAGCCTATTGAAATAAGAGCCATTGAAGCCTTAGGTTGCGGGTTCGATTTCGCCAGTGATTCCAGACTCAAGTATGTGAAAAGGTGTCCTGATAGTAGATTGGTTGTTCTGGATGAGAAGAATAAACGGGATATGGTAATTCCGGTCAGTGGCGGCGGCGGCAGCGGAAGTAACGGCGCCGGCGTGGTGGTTCCGAATGTGTCCGAGAGTATAAGATGTGATAAAGGAGAGCATACTCGATTTAAGTCCGACGTCCTCGAATTTAATCAG ATGTCGGAGTTGCTGAATCAGAAGTCATCCGTACAGGGGAAAGTTCCATCAGGATATTtgaatgcattatttgatttaagTGGAGCATGGATGAATGATGCTGCAGATGTTAAACATCTTGCTTTTGATGGTTATTTCATCTCATTGTACTATCTTCACCTCACAGCATCTCCATTGGTGCTCCAGGAGAAAGTAAAAAAAGCTGTGCCATCTCATTGGGATCCTGCCAAACTCTCTAG GTTCATTCAAACTTATGGAACGCATATAGTGGTAGGGATGGCTGTTGGAGGCCAGGATGTAATTTGTGTAAAGCAGAAACCATCCTCAACCATTCCTCCTTCTGAACTTAAAGGGTGTTTGGAGGATCTCGGAGATATACTGTTTTCTGATGGAATGAATCCTCTACAGGAGCGGAAGACAAAggatgggaaaaagaag ATCCCTGAGGTATTTAACCGCATGTTGCAGTCACATACCATGCAATTTACAAGCATTACCGAAGCGTCAAGCAAGGAT GGGCTCACACTTATATGGTcaaaaaggggaggagatgtgtTTGCCCAAAGCCACTCCAAGTGGCTTCAGACGGTGGCCATCAACCCAGAGGCCACACTTTTCAAACTTGTGCCTATTACTTCTTTACTtactggaattccaggaagtggcTATCTTAGTCATGCGATAAATTTGTATCTACGAT ACAAGCCTGCTTTGGACGATCTACAATACTTCTTGGAATTTCAAGTTCCCAGGCAGTGGTCACCTCTTTACTGTGAGCTTCCTTTGAGACATCAGATACGAAAAGCTTCTTGCCCAAAATTGCAGTTTAGTTTCTTAGGTCCGAAGCTTCATGTTAGCTCCAGTCAG GTTTCCAGCAGTAAAAAACCAGTTATTGGCTTGCGGCTTTATCTAGAAGGTAAACAATGCAACCGATTGGCAATACATGTGCAGCATCTTTCAAGTCTCCCCAACATTATGGCATCTGCTTCAGCTGACGCTAGCATAACCAAGCCTTGTCAGTGGCGAGGTTCGGATGACTATGAATCTAGTCTGCAATTCTTAGAACCAGTCAGATGGAAGAGGTTTTCAAATGTGTGCTCCTCTGTTGTAAAGCATGATCCAGGATGGATAAATGGAGAATCAAGTGGTGTTTTTATAGTAACAGGTGCACAACTTATCAGCAAAGGAAATTGGCCAAGAACTGTTCTTCACCTTCGCTTGCTTTACACTCACATACCGAACTGCTTTATCCGAAAGACAGAGTGGGCAGTTGCACCAGAAGCTTCTCGAAAGTCGAATTTTCTCACAAATCTGAGCACGACTTTTACATTTACACAGCGGGCGGCGAACGATGCACCAAAACAGCTTCCAGCTGTTCTGAACTCAGGTGTATATCCTGATGGTCCTCCTGTGCCCGTCCGCTCTACAAAGTTGCTCAAATTTGTAGACACGTCGGAGGTTGCACGGGGCCCTTATGATTTTCCAGGGCATTGGTTGGTGACAGCTGCTAAGCTGGTGACTGAAGGTGGTAAAATTGGTTTGCATGTAAAGTTTGCGCTGTTAGACTTCTCTCAGGAACCCTAG